The following proteins are co-located in the Dietzia timorensis genome:
- a CDS encoding response regulator transcription factor yields MKSILVVEDDELIRSMLVKALSEAEYTPLEAADGESARAILSSISDIDLVILDIGLPDIDGFELLRVERERGLAAPVIIVTARDSIDDTVEGLESGANDYMSKPFRVPELLARVRLRLKEHDESAGDDSTSIIEHGGLRLDIRTRRVEVDGQIVELTNREFALLELLMRRKGETISRIQLLESVWGMEFDPGSNIVNVYIRSLRRKIGEQKVQTIRGVGYRVG; encoded by the coding sequence GTGAAAAGCATCCTGGTGGTCGAGGACGATGAGCTCATCCGCTCAATGCTCGTCAAGGCACTTTCGGAAGCCGAGTACACACCTCTGGAGGCCGCGGACGGCGAAAGCGCCCGCGCCATCTTGTCGTCGATCTCCGACATCGATTTGGTGATCCTCGATATCGGTCTCCCGGACATCGATGGTTTCGAGCTGCTGCGCGTGGAGCGCGAGCGCGGCCTCGCGGCGCCGGTCATCATCGTCACCGCCCGCGACAGCATCGACGACACGGTCGAGGGCCTCGAATCGGGCGCCAACGACTACATGTCGAAGCCGTTTCGCGTTCCGGAGCTCCTCGCGCGGGTCCGTCTACGGCTCAAGGAGCACGACGAGTCCGCGGGCGACGATTCGACGTCGATCATCGAGCACGGCGGGTTGCGCCTCGATATCCGCACGCGCCGCGTCGAGGTCGACGGTCAGATCGTCGAGCTGACCAACCGCGAGTTCGCGCTGCTCGAGCTGCTCATGCGCCGAAAAGGCGAGACGATCAGCCGAATCCAGCTGCTCGAGAGCGTATGGGGAATGGAGTTCGACCCGGGTTCGAACATCGTCAACGTCTACATCCGCTCCCTTCGCCGCAAGATCGGCGAGCAGAAGGTGCAGACGATTCGCGGGGTCGGCTACCGCGTCGGCTAA
- a CDS encoding class I SAM-dependent methyltransferase: MLALVERTVPGVRPAALRFVARRATFARSLGLLTSFPLEQSDPEVFYRGLARDTRELLDDLHRGVRGESARLAGSTVLDVGGGPGYFRDEFAGAGAWYVAVEPDTRELSAAGIEHRDVVRGSGMELPFATDSIDICFSSNVAEHVPQPWTLAEEMLRVTRPGGIVVLSYTLWYGPFGGHEMGLTHYLGGARAARMYERKHGHRPKNYFGTSLFKVGCAEGLRWARSADAEGRARFLAGFPRYHPWWAWWCTRVPGMREVAVSNLVLVLEKTAKGEN; the protein is encoded by the coding sequence ATGCTCGCATTGGTCGAGCGAACCGTGCCCGGTGTGCGCCCGGCGGCCCTGCGCTTCGTCGCCCGGCGCGCGACGTTTGCCCGGTCACTCGGGCTGCTCACGTCGTTCCCGCTGGAACAGTCGGATCCCGAGGTGTTCTATCGCGGGCTCGCAAGGGACACCCGCGAGCTACTCGACGACCTGCACCGTGGCGTGCGTGGCGAGTCCGCGCGCCTGGCCGGGTCGACGGTTCTCGACGTCGGCGGAGGGCCCGGCTATTTCCGCGACGAGTTCGCCGGGGCCGGAGCGTGGTACGTCGCGGTCGAGCCGGACACGCGGGAGCTGTCCGCCGCGGGGATCGAGCACCGCGATGTCGTCCGCGGATCCGGAATGGAATTGCCCTTCGCCACCGACAGCATCGACATCTGCTTCTCGTCGAACGTGGCCGAGCACGTCCCGCAGCCGTGGACGCTCGCCGAGGAAATGCTGCGGGTGACCAGGCCCGGCGGGATCGTCGTCCTGTCGTACACCCTGTGGTACGGGCCTTTCGGCGGCCACGAAATGGGTTTGACGCACTATCTCGGCGGGGCGCGGGCGGCGCGGATGTACGAGCGTAAGCACGGGCACCGTCCGAAGAACTACTTCGGGACCTCGTTGTTCAAGGTCGGCTGCGCCGAGGGGCTGCGCTGGGCGCGGTCAGCGGACGCCGAGGGGCGGGCGCGATTCCTCGCCGGATTCCCGCGCTACCACCCGTGGTGGGCGTGGTGGTGCACTCGCGTACCCGGAATGCGAGAGGTCGCGGTGTCGAATCTCGTTCTCGTGCTGGAAAAGACTGCGAAAGGCGAGAATTAG
- a CDS encoding RNA polymerase sigma factor: protein MAPSSTPIPGSSEPESSEPGSGGEAGSGGGSGAPFAGSSARRQELGEDDEKPRAIAGLSEEVVAAAVDGDAKAIGVLFAVLNPRLVRYLGLMVGRDADDVASDTWVEVMRSLPRYVGGADTIGAWVIGIGRHRALTYFRRQKSRPQSAAGIDDFAEILAGESNTHQSVEDSMSTAHAMARIAALPKEQAEAVFLRTIVGLDAVSAGEVLGKNSGAVRTSAHRGLKNLEKQLVAERDADRRLEAAGSAENPAARGGSRKTRSAVRPTIRGRQSKRGDPPDG, encoded by the coding sequence ATGGCACCGTCGTCGACGCCGATTCCCGGCTCCTCCGAACCCGAATCCTCGGAGCCCGGATCCGGCGGCGAGGCCGGATCGGGCGGTGGATCGGGCGCCCCTTTCGCAGGCTCGTCAGCGCGCCGTCAGGAACTGGGGGAGGATGATGAGAAACCCCGAGCGATAGCCGGGCTCTCCGAGGAGGTCGTCGCGGCCGCCGTCGACGGGGATGCCAAGGCCATCGGCGTGTTGTTCGCGGTGCTCAATCCTCGGCTCGTGCGGTACCTCGGGCTCATGGTCGGTCGAGATGCCGACGACGTCGCCTCCGACACCTGGGTCGAGGTCATGCGGAGCCTGCCGCGCTACGTCGGAGGAGCGGACACCATCGGCGCATGGGTCATCGGCATCGGCCGCCACCGGGCGCTCACCTACTTCCGGCGACAGAAGTCGCGCCCGCAAAGCGCCGCCGGGATCGACGACTTCGCGGAGATTCTCGCCGGGGAATCCAATACGCACCAGAGCGTCGAGGACTCGATGTCCACGGCGCACGCGATGGCGCGTATCGCCGCCCTGCCCAAGGAACAGGCGGAGGCGGTTTTTCTCCGCACTATCGTGGGCCTGGACGCGGTGAGCGCGGGCGAGGTTCTGGGGAAGAACTCGGGTGCGGTACGCACCTCCGCGCACCGCGGGTTGAAGAATCTGGAGAAGCAGCTCGTCGCGGAACGTGATGCGGACCGCAGACTCGAGGCGGCCGGATCGGCGGAAAATCCCGCGGCCCGCGGCGGAAGCAGGAAGACTCGATCAGCGGTGCGACCCACGATCAGGGGGCGTCAAAGCAAACGAGGGGACCCTCCCGATGGATAA
- a CDS encoding glycosyltransferase family 4 protein translates to MARYLLLCWRDSSHPQGGGSERYLEHIGRYLAASGHEVVFRTAKYRGAARTESAGGVTFRRGGRRLSVYPRACLFLLRERAAARMGRREAFSAVIDTQNGVPFFAATFSGAPTVVLTHHCHREQWPVAGPVLARIGWWIESRLSPRVHRRRQWLTVSRPSAAELASLGVPASRIAVIRNGVDPIPAGISAGTPSGRAPGPRLVVLSRLVPHKHVEDALSLLAELLPDLPDLHLDVIGGGWWEPQLREHADALGVSGATTFHGHVSEHRKHEILRAATVHLMPSRKEGWGLAVMEAGQHRVPTIGYTHAAGLRDSIDTGRTGILVDGLDGMIAATRELLADRPRLERMGEAARDKAAGFSWESAGAAAAWLLSEAATGRVHSGVIAPPADSGRER, encoded by the coding sequence ATGGCTCGATATCTCCTCCTGTGCTGGCGTGACAGCAGCCACCCTCAAGGCGGCGGCAGCGAACGCTATCTCGAGCACATCGGCAGATATCTCGCCGCCTCCGGGCACGAGGTCGTCTTCCGCACAGCGAAGTACCGAGGCGCCGCGCGCACCGAGTCCGCGGGCGGGGTCACCTTCCGCCGGGGAGGGCGACGGCTTTCGGTATACCCACGCGCGTGCCTGTTTCTCCTGCGCGAACGCGCGGCGGCGCGCATGGGCCGGCGCGAGGCGTTCTCCGCCGTCATCGATACCCAGAACGGCGTGCCTTTTTTCGCTGCGACGTTCTCGGGCGCGCCGACGGTCGTACTCACCCACCACTGCCACCGCGAGCAGTGGCCTGTCGCGGGGCCGGTCCTCGCGCGGATCGGCTGGTGGATCGAATCCCGGCTGTCCCCGCGTGTGCACCGGCGCCGCCAGTGGCTCACGGTCTCGCGGCCCTCGGCAGCCGAACTCGCCTCGCTGGGCGTGCCCGCCTCACGCATAGCGGTGATCCGCAATGGTGTCGATCCCATTCCCGCCGGGATCTCCGCGGGCACGCCGTCGGGACGCGCGCCGGGGCCGCGCCTGGTCGTGTTGTCGCGGCTCGTGCCGCACAAGCACGTCGAGGACGCGCTCTCGCTGCTCGCCGAGCTTCTTCCCGACCTGCCGGACCTGCACCTCGACGTCATCGGCGGGGGTTGGTGGGAGCCGCAGCTGCGCGAGCACGCCGACGCGCTCGGCGTATCCGGCGCAACAACCTTCCACGGGCACGTCTCCGAGCACCGCAAGCACGAGATCCTGCGCGCCGCGACCGTGCACCTCATGCCCTCGCGCAAGGAGGGCTGGGGCCTCGCGGTGATGGAGGCCGGGCAGCACCGGGTGCCGACGATCGGCTACACCCACGCCGCGGGCCTGCGCGATTCCATCGACACCGGGCGCACAGGCATCCTCGTCGACGGACTGGACGGGATGATCGCCGCGACCCGCGAGCTCCTCGCCGACCGCCCACGGCTCGAGCGCATGGGCGAGGCCGCCCGCGATAAGGCGGCCGGTTTCTCCTGGGAATCGGCCGGCGCCGCCGCCGCATGGCTGCTCTCCGAGGCCGCCACGGGGCGCGTGCACTCCGGTGTCATCGCCCCACCGGCGGATTCCGGCCGGGAGCGGTAG
- a CDS encoding DUF6802 family protein has product MSDFFDAYPFGEEHLGNGVNYPLTTPAGDPVLCGLDKLSLASADSLSFRIPLSGEVLDIGDPEADMDGDGFMEAVTLQDERGLTVYSDEDGDRAIDKVSTVRFDGTYDSWELTNPKERTKFGGFLNGDPSLNEDVPRWTCTGWGRI; this is encoded by the coding sequence ATGAGCGACTTCTTCGATGCTTACCCCTTCGGCGAGGAGCACCTCGGCAATGGCGTCAACTATCCGTTGACCACGCCCGCGGGCGACCCCGTCCTCTGCGGGCTCGACAAGTTGTCTCTGGCTTCGGCCGATTCGCTCAGCTTCCGTATCCCGTTGTCCGGTGAGGTGCTCGACATCGGCGACCCGGAAGCGGACATGGACGGCGACGGGTTCATGGAGGCTGTCACTCTGCAGGACGAGCGCGGATTGACCGTATATAGCGACGAGGACGGCGACCGCGCTATCGATAAGGTCTCCACCGTCCGCTTCGACGGAACCTACGATTCGTGGGAGCTCACCAACCCGAAGGAGCGGACCAAGTTCGGCGGCTTCCTCAACGGGGATCCTTCGCTCAACGAGGACGTCCCGCGCTGGACGTGTACCGGTTGGGGACGTATCTAG
- a CDS encoding NYN domain-containing protein, with protein MPGNTDVPPADPSAPSVGAAGSDVAAGAASDVTHDPDSDQGVVLLVWDAPNLDMGLGAILGGRPTSAYRPRFDALGRWLLGFTADVSRRTRQQLVTEATVFTNIVPGQSDVVRPWVEALRNVGYAVFAKPKSTEDSDVDEDMLDHIDRIADEGRLAGLVVASADGQAFREPLEELAEDIPVTVIGFREHATWATQSEVLTFVDLEDVDGVFREPLPRVSLENLPAEGAWLQPFRPLSTLLSAR; from the coding sequence ATGCCCGGGAACACCGACGTCCCGCCCGCCGATCCGTCCGCCCCGTCCGTCGGGGCCGCCGGATCGGACGTCGCGGCAGGTGCCGCTTCCGACGTCACACATGATCCCGATTCGGACCAGGGCGTGGTGCTGCTGGTCTGGGATGCCCCGAACCTCGACATGGGGCTCGGCGCGATTCTCGGCGGCCGGCCGACCTCGGCCTACCGTCCACGGTTCGACGCGCTCGGCCGGTGGCTGCTCGGGTTCACGGCGGACGTGTCGCGGCGCACCCGGCAGCAGTTGGTCACCGAGGCGACCGTGTTCACCAACATCGTGCCCGGGCAGTCTGACGTCGTGCGGCCGTGGGTCGAGGCCTTGCGCAACGTCGGCTACGCGGTGTTCGCGAAGCCGAAGAGCACCGAGGACTCCGACGTCGACGAGGACATGCTCGACCATATCGACCGCATCGCCGACGAGGGACGGCTCGCGGGTCTCGTCGTCGCGTCCGCCGACGGACAGGCGTTTCGCGAGCCCCTTGAGGAGCTCGCCGAGGACATTCCCGTCACGGTCATCGGGTTTCGCGAGCACGCGACGTGGGCGACGCAGTCGGAGGTGCTCACCTTCGTCGATCTCGAGGACGTCGACGGGGTGTTCCGCGAGCCGCTGCCGCGCGTGAGCCTGGAGAACCTCCCGGCCGAGGGCGCCTGGCTGCAGCCATTCCGCCCACTGTCCACGTTGTTGTCCGCGCGCTGA
- a CDS encoding sensor histidine kinase: MPYRIERSKAPHSRRWWSSARLRIVLGISLTTLIVFAVVALIVFQLLRLTEQRETNQLIERKVEDFISYVESGAGELASSGSASTTAIMRAFLSQQYPQDDQIMIATSQDSGTQMTMAKNAAESDPYFDLEERAALLNLALNSPDSSGVTASEIRWAKVTVTGKDEDANLLVAVSPHSAENDIQRVMELVLYALAVGLVVTALLSWVLAGWVISPVRRVRHAAQRISAEDLSRRVPVSGADEFVELALTVNAMLDRVEIAYYTQREFLNDAGHELRTPLTVVQGYLDILPEEPEERKETLLLVQDELSRMTRIVEDLLLLARSRRPDFLRRLATELEELILEVEMKAEVVADRIWDVRPEAQCTAWLDRQRITQALLQFASNAVRYTEPDSRIEIGCRIYAEGQPLPLGLTAPDDGPQIHFWVRDHGNGIPEGQEELIFQRFATARGQLRDRRAGTGLGLAIVSTIAAAHGGTAGAANAPDGGAYFALTIPLVRPASAQ; the protein is encoded by the coding sequence ATGCCCTACCGGATAGAGCGCAGCAAGGCGCCGCACAGCCGCCGCTGGTGGTCCTCGGCGCGCCTGCGCATCGTCCTCGGCATCTCGCTGACGACGCTCATCGTCTTCGCGGTCGTCGCGCTCATCGTATTCCAGCTGCTGCGGCTTACGGAGCAGCGCGAAACGAACCAGCTCATCGAGCGCAAGGTCGAGGATTTCATCAGCTACGTCGAAAGCGGCGCCGGCGAGCTGGCGTCGAGCGGTTCGGCGTCGACGACCGCGATCATGCGCGCATTTCTGTCGCAGCAGTACCCGCAGGACGACCAGATCATGATTGCGACGTCGCAGGACTCGGGCACCCAGATGACGATGGCGAAGAACGCCGCGGAAAGCGATCCCTACTTCGACTTGGAAGAACGCGCAGCCCTATTGAATCTGGCGCTCAACAGCCCTGATTCTTCCGGCGTCACCGCCTCGGAGATTCGCTGGGCGAAGGTAACAGTCACCGGCAAGGACGAGGACGCCAATCTGCTCGTCGCGGTGAGCCCGCATTCGGCCGAGAACGACATTCAACGGGTGATGGAGCTGGTGCTCTACGCGCTCGCCGTCGGTCTCGTCGTCACCGCGCTGCTGTCGTGGGTGCTGGCCGGCTGGGTGATCAGCCCGGTGCGCCGAGTGCGTCACGCCGCACAACGCATTTCGGCCGAGGATCTTTCGCGGCGGGTGCCCGTCTCGGGAGCGGACGAATTCGTCGAGCTCGCTCTCACCGTCAACGCGATGCTCGACAGAGTGGAGATCGCGTATTACACCCAGCGCGAGTTCCTCAACGACGCCGGCCACGAGCTGCGCACCCCGTTGACGGTGGTCCAGGGCTACCTCGACATCCTCCCGGAGGAACCCGAAGAAAGAAAAGAGACGCTCCTGCTGGTGCAGGACGAGCTGTCCCGAATGACCCGTATCGTCGAGGATCTACTCCTCCTCGCGCGCTCGCGCCGCCCCGATTTCCTGCGCCGTTTGGCCACCGAGCTCGAAGAACTCATCCTCGAGGTCGAGATGAAGGCCGAGGTGGTCGCCGACCGAATATGGGACGTGCGCCCCGAGGCGCAGTGCACCGCGTGGCTCGACCGCCAGCGCATCACCCAGGCTCTGCTGCAGTTCGCCTCCAACGCGGTTCGCTACACCGAGCCGGACAGCCGCATCGAGATCGGTTGCCGCATCTACGCCGAGGGACAGCCCCTCCCCCTCGGACTCACCGCCCCTGACGACGGACCGCAAATCCACTTCTGGGTCCGCGATCACGGCAACGGCATACCGGAGGGCCAGGAGGAGCTGATCTTCCAACGTTTCGCCACGGCTCGCGGGCAGCTCCGCGATCGAAGGGCCGGTACGGGCCTGGGACTGGCGATCGTGTCGACGATCGCCGCAGCGCACGGCGGAACCGCCGGCGCCGCGAATGCCCCGGACGGCGGTGCCTACTTCGCCCTCACTATCCCGCTCGTTCGGCCCGCAAGTGCGCAATGA
- the trmB gene encoding tRNA (guanosine(46)-N7)-methyltransferase TrmB: protein MSDTADEQAKTTGEGDDVRAAGSDNDSAAVTPDDDRRLFPRVTAYRFRRGSMRPGQQKNWEKYWSTYGRNVADEVVDRQEWFGREAPLIVEIGSGTGTSTAAMAEVEPDKDVIAVEVYQPGLAQLLGLVVRGELENVRMIRGDGVDVLTNMIAPASLAGVRVFFPDPWPKARHHKRRLLQLGTFELIASRLAPGGVLHVATDHVDYGEWIDEVGNSAPSLSRISESEIPDAIPFTTERPVTKFEGKGLDEDRVIREFFWRRRIDAESTAMGS from the coding sequence GTGAGTGACACGGCAGATGAGCAGGCGAAAACCACCGGCGAGGGCGACGACGTGCGCGCGGCCGGGAGCGACAACGATTCCGCGGCGGTGACACCGGACGACGACCGTAGGCTCTTTCCGCGCGTCACCGCATACCGATTCCGCCGCGGATCGATGCGCCCGGGGCAGCAGAAGAACTGGGAAAAGTACTGGTCGACGTACGGGCGCAACGTCGCAGACGAAGTGGTCGACCGGCAGGAGTGGTTCGGCCGCGAGGCTCCGCTGATCGTCGAGATCGGCTCCGGCACGGGTACCTCGACCGCCGCGATGGCCGAGGTCGAGCCCGATAAGGACGTTATCGCCGTAGAGGTGTACCAGCCGGGCCTCGCACAGCTGCTCGGCCTCGTCGTGCGTGGGGAGCTGGAGAATGTGCGCATGATCCGCGGCGACGGCGTGGACGTGCTCACCAACATGATCGCCCCCGCCTCGCTCGCCGGGGTGCGCGTGTTCTTCCCGGACCCGTGGCCGAAGGCGCGCCACCACAAGCGACGGCTGCTGCAGCTCGGCACCTTCGAGCTGATCGCGTCCAGGCTCGCCCCCGGCGGTGTTCTTCACGTCGCGACCGACCACGTCGATTACGGGGAATGGATCGACGAGGTCGGCAACAGCGCGCCGAGCCTGTCGCGGATCTCCGAATCGGAGATTCCCGATGCGATTCCATTCACCACCGAGCGGCCGGTGACGAAGTTCGAGGGCAAGGGGCTCGACGAGGACCGCGTGATCCGGGAATTTTTCTGGCGCCGGCGAATCGACGCCGAATCGACGGCCATGGGGAGCTAA